Part of the Nostoc sp. ATCC 53789 genome, TTTGTGGGAGCAGGGGGAGTAACTGCGGCTGGAGGATTACTAGTACAAGTGTTACCCAAAGCTGCCAGAGATGAAGCCCTCGTAGAAACTTTAGAATCACGGGTCGCTGGTTTGGCAGGATTTACACCATTATTGCAAGCCGGGAAGAATTTGACTGAAATCTTTAGCGATCTTTTGGGCGATATGGGCCTAGAAATCTTTTCCGAACGGCAAATGCTGCGCTTCCACTGTGGTTGTTCTTTCGATCGCGTTTTGGGGGCACTGAAAATTTTGGGAGAAGCCGAACTGCAAGATATGATTGTTAAAGATAATGGTGCTGAAGCAACTTGCGACTTTTGCGGCAACGTTTACCAGGCAAGTAGCGATCAGTTAGCTCAACTAATTGCCGATTTGCAAGCTGAATCTACTGTTTCAGGATAAAGTATAAAAAGACACTAATTTTTTAGATTGAACATGGTATTCTGTGGAGAGGGATAATCAAAAAAAGTAGCTTTTTGATCGCGAGAAAGTTACTATGGCATCAATGGAATTATCGACCTAAAACAGAGCGCTATTCAATTATTTTGGTGTGAGAGATGACAGAGCGGGATATTCCAGACAGTTGGTCTTCAGCCAGTGATAGAGAGCCAGATCAAAACAAAAGATTATCCCGAACAGAACAATTCGGTGAAACTCAACCATTTGGTGTCCCACCTACTGGTTCTACTTCCAAATCAGTGAAGCGGCGAAAAAAAAACGATACACAAGGATTACCTATAAATAGTCATTCAGGAGAGACTGCCAAACTCAGTAGTGCTTCTGGGAAATGGCCACGCTGGATGAAAAGCTGGACATTGTGGCTAGTACTACTAATGTTGATTCCCGGCAGTGTAGGATTCTTGGCAATGGCAATGCTGCTAAAGTTGCCATCTGCCCCTAATTGCCCCTCGATTTTCTGGCCCCTAGCTAGTGCTTCTGTGCGGCTACATTGCGCTCAGTTGGCGGCTTCTAAGCAAACAGTGAACGACCTATTGCAAGCGATCGCTCTGGTGAAGCAACTACCACAAAATCACCCGTTGCATGGAGAAATTGATCGTTTCATCGAAGAATGGTCGCGGGATATTTTGAAGCTAGCCGATCAAAGTTTCCAAACAGGGAATTTAGAGGAAGCGATCGCTACTGCTCGTAAGATACCCGAAGATGTGGCAGCTTATAAATTAGTCGATGAACAAGTTGACAAATGGCAGTCAATTTGGACAAAGGCAGAAGAAACATACAACGGTGCGATCGCCGAAGTAAAAGAGCGGCGCTGGCAATCGGCGTTCATGTTATCCGCCAAAATGTTGCGCGTAGACAATCAATACTGGGCGGGTACTAAATACGACCAATTGAATCGTCTAATCGCCGGAGCGCGGGAAGATGGCGATAAGTTAGGAAAAGCGGAAAGTTTAGCAAGCAGCAAAGTAGTCGATAATTTACTGGAAGCCATCAAGCTAGCCGAGTCTATTGGGCAAGAAAGTTACCTTTACCAAAAAGCTCAGGAAGCGATTCCCGTATTTGGACGCAAAATGCTGGAATTGGCACAGGCAAAACTAGACAAGCGGGATGCCGATGAAGCATTGAATATTGCTAGACAAATTCCAGAGAGTACGAAACTACAGGGTGAAACAGACGACTTTATCGCCATAGCTGACGCGAAAAGAAGTGCTTGGATAGGTAACGTTTCTGGTTTAGAGGCTGCGATCGCTCAAGCACAACAAATCGATCCTTCCAGACCAGTGTATAACGAAGCCCAGCAACTGATTGCTCGTTGGCAGTTGGAAATTGAAGATGTTGCCAATCTAGAAAAAGCGAGATTGTTGGCTAGCCAGGGAACAGTCCCTAATTTAACAGCAGCGATCGCCCAAGTACAGTTAATACCTGCAAATAATCCCAGATCCACCGAAGCTAGGCAAGAAATGGATCGCTGGCGTGCCCAAGTGGAGACAATTGAAGATCAACCTTACTTAGAACGTGCCGAACAGATAGCTGTATTCGATGATATCAACTCTTTACAAGCTGCGATCGCTCAGGCTAGCGAAATTCGTAGAGGACGGGCATTATATCCAGAAGCACGGAAAAGAATTCGGACTTGGATAGGAAAGATTCAGCGAATTCAAGACCAACCCTACTTGGATCAAGCACAAGAACTGGCTCAAAGTGGAAATCTCACCGCCGCCATTAGCGCCGCTCAACAAATTGCCTCATCGGGAAGGGCGCTTTCACAAGAAGCGCAAGCTGCGATAAATGATTGGGAAGGGCAAATCCGCACTAGAGAAAACTGGAAAAAAGCCCAAGAAGTTGGCGCGGCTGGTACGCCAGAAGCTTTGGTTGAAGCAATACGGCTGGCAGATCGGGTTTCAAACAATAGCATCTTACGTATGGATGCAAATCTGGCTATTGACCAATGGAGTCAGCAATTGTTAGAAATAGCTCGCTCTCAAGGTCAGTCTGATATTGCTAGAGGGATTGATATTGCAAAATCGATTCCACGCGGTAGTGCTGCTTACAGTGCGGCGCAAGAGCAAATTAAGACTTGGCAGGATTTTCTGAATCCTAAACCTGAACCTCAGCCTCAACCCCAGACTGAATCTCTACCATTTCCTCAATCAACTACTAATGGGCAGTAATATCGTTATTTAAAGATTAAAACCTTTTAATTTAGCATTTTCAAAAGGCATATCAGGGATGGCGGGGTGTAAAAAAACTTTTTAAGTAGGGTAGCACAGCTAACTGTGCTACCCTACTTAAATTTATCGAGGAAGGCAGGAGGCAGAGGGCAGGAGGCAGGAGGAAAACTGCGTGCCGCGACCAGAGGGAGCAAGGGTTAAAGACAAGAACACTGTTGCGTTAGCTTCCCGCTTTCTTACGAGAGTTCAGTGGCTCTAAAGACGCTCGCAGACTCGCTCTAAGCGTTCGCGTAGCGTCTCTAAGAGTTGCTATGCCGCAGGCTTTACGCTGCGCTATCAGTAGGGATCGAATCCCCAACTGAAAAACTCCTTCTGCCTCCTGCCTCCTTCAATCCTCCATCACTCTCCCCATTCTTTAATTACAGAAAATAGTGATGAGTAATCATCATCAGCAAATGACATTTTCACGGCTGTTTGCAAGATTTGCCGCACACCTTTAATACTGCTGAGATCCAAACTTCGAGATTTCGCCTCAGAGATAAACAATTCTGTATCTTTGAGCAAATGTTTTGTGGGGAAATTCGGATCGGCATAATTGCCATCCAACATACGTTGTAGCTTTTTGTCAAAGGTAAGTGCGTAGAGTGGACTGTCGCGCAAGATTTGCATAAAGATATCCACATCAACACCCTGACGCTGGACAAAAGCCAGGCTCAGAGCAAAGCTAGTTGTTAGGGAAGCTATTAATTGATTTAGTGCCAATTTAAGCGCCGCCGCAGATCCTACTGGCCCTATAAGTAAAGGTTCTGTGCCAAAATTTTGGAGTAACTTCAAGTGCCGTTGATATTGTTCTGGCTCTGCCCCTACCATCACACTCAACTTGCCAGCTTGTGCTTCCGGGATACTCCCTAATACTGGTGCTTCTAAATACTCACCACCACCACCAACTATTGCATCTCTAATTTCCTGGCTTTCTGTGGGAGTAATTGTTCCCATTTGGATGATTGTGCGCCCTTCCAGAGTTTGCCAAGAAGTATCTGAAAGCAACACATTATAAATGGCCGGGGCATTAGTCAACATGAGAATTACGCACTCAGCAGCACGAATGGCGTGGCGGGGATGTGTAGCAATTTCAGCCCCAGCTGCTTGTAGTGGTGCTAATTTTTCTGGGGTGCGATTGTAGACAACTAGCTGTATATCTGCGGCTAATAACCTTTGAGCCATTGGTAGTCCCATCAGTCCAGTTCCCAGAAATGCCACCTTCATTTTTCACGTTCCTTTAATACAGCGCAGGCGTAGTCTGTTGTAGACATCGCGTTTCCATTGTTTGATTTTGATCAGCTATTCCACATTGAAATTGCACAAACTGGGCGGGCTTTTCGGCCTACCCCACAAGAGTTATGTTTATTCGATTATGCAAATTAGATGTTTTTTAGCTTATCAGTTATCAGTGAACAGTTATCTTTGAACACTGATAACTTCGTATTTGCTGATTAGCCACCAGCCGCAAAAGTCGCCATAATTATCACTGAAAGTAAAATACCAGGAGTAAGTAGTGTTACTAGCATTAGCAGGTCATGGGTGGACATAATTATTACTTTTGTATTGTGTTTAACTTTACAGTATTCACTGTTATGCTAGTCTAAATAAGATTGATACTGCATTCTTAAATAGAGTTTTAACTTTTCAAATTTACCTTTATTCTGGCAGGGTCAATCCTTTGAGTTTTTGAGAAGTTTCTGTATTGTCCAGACCTTTGCTCTGAATTAAGACTCCAAAGCCGCCGAGTCCTGTGGGATCTATAAGTTGGTGTAGTGCATCCCGATGCTGTAGTAACTGCGAGAGAGGTTGCTTTTGCTCGGAAAGGGCTGCAATGCGATCGCCTAACCCCAACGCCATCAAAAATAATCCCTGCTGGATAAAACCAACTTTTTCTAAACTACACCGCTCACCCCAGCGTTCCAAAGCCGTAAAGTCAACGTGGGCAGTGATATCTTGTCGCCCAATATTGATATAAGGATTGTCATGGAAACGATGATGATAATAACACTGTAGTGTTCCCTGCGATCGCCTGGGATTATAGTAACGGCTGGCGGGGTAGCCATAATCAATTGTTAACACATAGCCGCGCTGCAAGCGGTCTGCTACTATACTCAACCAGTCTAGAGCAGCTAAATTAATTTCACTACGGTAGCCATCTGGATATGCACTTTGGGTAAAGTTCATTTCCACTAAGTCTAAATATTCAGCCAGTTGGGGCGTTGAAGGTTCTCCTGTGACTTCTACAAATGCAAAATTTGACCTCTCCCCCAACCCCTCCCCTATGAGGGGAGGGGAGGAAGACTCATCTGAAGAGGATTGGAGGGTTAGGTTTTGTGATGTGGTTACATAAATTTCTCGGAGTTCTCCCATTTCTAGGATGAATTGATGTACGGGGAACGCATCTACTAACTCGTTAGAGAAAAAGCAACCTGCGATCGCATTTGGTAGTATCTCCTCTAGATTGCACCAACGCACCGGGAAATCTTCCAAGCGTTGCTGCTGTTCTTGTCTTAAACTTGGAGACTTTTCAACAATGATGTACTCTAGGGCGGTAAAAAAATCTGGGTAGTACTGTTGATGATATTTAAGGATATGCAAAGCTAGCAGTCCTTGACCTGCTCCCATTTCTACCAGAGAAAAGGGTACAGGTTTTCCTAAAATCTCCCACATCTGGAAAAATTGTTCTGCTAGTAACTCACCAAAGTCAGAACAGAGGTTGGGAGAGGTAAAAAAATCACTATCTTTAAAGCCTATTTTGACTGCATCGCTGGAATAGTAGCCGTATTCAGGGTGGTATAGTGCCAAATCCATGAATTGGGCAAAAGTAATTCGTTTTTGAGGACTGGTGGTAATGTGATTTGCGATCGCTGCACACAGCAAAGCATTGGAATCCATAAAATTTCAGATTTTAGATTGGGGACTACAGAAAACAAATGCTTACCAACGACGGGCTACGCCAACGTCAGCCGAATTAATCGCCTCCAATCGTTAACGCAAAGGCAAGAACCGGACTTGTCCTTCCCATTCTCCTTCTAAGCTACATTCATCTAGCAACAAAATTTCCTCGATCGCTAAACCAACTGAAACACGACGACTGATCTCAAATAAACCAGGCATTGCCAAGCCTACTTGTAATCGTTCATAAGCAAAAGTTGTCATCGTTGCGACATCATGAGTTAGCACCACACGCCTGTTTTGCGCTGCCCATTTTAATACAGTTGGATCGTCTGCTTCAGTCAATCCAACATCCTGAACACGGACAATATCAACATTAATGTTACGACGCAGAACACCACGGATAATCTGATTATTAAAGTTCTCATCAGCCAAAAAACGCAGCATCGTAATTTACCCTTGTGGGTTGCGTCTTGCTAAAAGGCGATCGCGCACTCCAATAGGGTTAAAACGCTTTTCAGCTTCCTGCTGAACTTTCGTGGCAAGTCTTTGACGCTCTAGAAGGTAGGTATCAACCTCACCTTGGTGTTGTAAGTAATAACCAATCACCAAATAGATATCCCAAAGATGAAGCGATGGGTACTGTTCTCTGATCTCTTCTGCTGTAGCCCCTTCAAGGAAAGCTGTAACGACTGTATCTAAAGTGATGCGAGTTTTGCTAATTCTAACAACACCATTTGCATCAGTTACAAGGGGAATCGGGGTAACAGTAGGAATAAGTAGCATTTTAATATCTGGGCAGTGCTGTTTTCCTATGCCCAGTATAAGCCAAATCTAGAAGCAGCCATTTAGATCAAGACATCTGCATAAAAGGCAATTTGTTACTTAGCCACTCACCAACGACACTAGCACACCATTGGGATCGCGGACACGAGCAATCATTTGTCCCCCAGGCTGGCTTTTAGGGGCATCTAATGTTTTTGCACCAGCCCCGATCGCTCTCATGTAAGCGCTGCCAACATCGGGGGTAATAAATGATATCTGAATTAATGTCGGTGGTTGTGTGGGATCGTTGGCATGAAAGCCACCAGGAAATAATTTTTGTGCTTCGCTACTTGAAGAGAAAGCTAGTGTAGTGCTGCCGGTTTCGATTTCCGCCCAGATAGATTGTCCTTTATCCTGGAGAGTGCGACGAACCAGACCAAAAGCTTTTTCGTAAAACTCAACCGTTTTAACTACATCGTCTACCCAGATGACCGTATAACCAAATTTCATAATTCTTTCTCCTTATCTAAAAAAATTGAGAGTTTCAAACCCACGAAGGCGGGTAAAGCCTTGTATAGACGCGGTTTCTAACCGCTCTTTTAACTACGAATGACGAATGACAAATGACGAATTATTTTAGCTTTCCAAAATATTACGATCTGTTGCTAGAGTTTGCGCCCCTGTTTGCATCATTTCTATATCTGATGGCGACCAATCATGAGGCCCTTGACAGTGATGTGCTACTAGCAATCCCCATAATCCTCTAGGGATGACAATTGGTACAACCAAATTAGCGCGAACTTGCAAATTGCGGAGAAAATCTCGGTGACAAGGCTGGATTGGCTCTAATTCAACATCAGCGATCGCCTTTACCCGTCCTGCTAAGTATAAAGCAGCATACTCGTTGTTAAAACAATCATCTGGGCCAGTGGAACCAAGTATTGAAAACTCTTGAGAACTCAAAGATTCAAAAGTCACTTGTCCTTCCCACTGACTGTAAAAATAATACAACACCACCCGATCAACCTGAAGCGATTCTCTGAGTTGATTGGTCGTTTGCCGCACTAACTCATCGCGCTGCATAGTTTTAACAAGGCGATCAAGCAAAATTTGCAAACCCTGTTCACGGCGATCGCGGTTATGGTTAAATTCCGAGTGAGGATGAATTTGCACGGTTCTAAAGTTACGACTAGGTAAATGCTGCCGGATTTATATAGTAATTTATTACACCTTATTTAAATACATTTTTGTATTTATAGCAGCAATTCGATTTTAACGAAACATAATCGTAGTTAACCTTTTTAGGAAATTTAAAATAAATTATTAAGAAACTACAATTTTTAATTCTCACCAAAAATAATTCAAAATTATAAATTTAGTATTAAGAATTTTGGGAATTTACAAATAATATGTTTAGTCTTTCCCAAGTTTGAGGCAATAAATATACTTCAAACTTTAATGTAACAATTTAGTTTGTATTCCTCGTTACAGATATTAGAGAATGTTTGAAAAATCATTTTCACGGTAGCAAAACGTTTTAGATCCCCCTAAATCCCCCTTAAAAAGAGGGACTTTGATTCCGGTTCCCCCCTTTTTTAAGGGGGGTTAGGGGGGATCAAAAGCCTGTAACGCAACTCTATAAGACTTGTATATACACCGTAGCTTTATAAGGGGGTTTAGAGAGGATCAATAAGTGCAAAGATACAGCAAATTACTTTTCAAACAACCGCTTATTCATACTGATAGTATTCTTTGTTTCCATACTCTGTATGATAATGAGAGACTAACAAGAGACTAATTCTGAGTTTCCAAACATTGGCACAAAGTTACGATATGCTGACAATGCCGCTTCTTTAACATTTGCATTCACAATTGGAAAGGTAGTGAGGATGTAGCTAAATTCATCTTCGGTTAAGCCGTAAAGATGTGCTACCATTCCATCGAGTTCGGCGCGGAGTTTGGCGCGTTCTGCTTCGTCGGTAACGCCTTGTTGATGGGAACCTAAACCGACTTCTTGCGCGAGTTCGTCAAATTCTGGTGTGGTGCAGATGAGTTTAGCGGCACGTTGTACAATATCGTTGAAGTTGCGATCGTTTTTTGTTAAACGTGGGACGGGTAGCTGGTAGACATAGAACATATTGAGGTTTGTAGTAACCTTCTGCCGTAAACAGTAATCAATCACCAAACTATTGAATACGGCTGTACTAAATAACATCTCTGAGTTATTCATATTGATTTGATTATTTTCTGAATACCTCAGCGATATTAAAAGTGAATTTCCACAAAATACTGATTTTGGTATAATGCTTGAAATCAGCGATCTTTCATTAGTGCTTGATGCTACTGAGCGGAAACCAAGTCGATAACCTTGATAATCTAAAGTCTGGTCTTTATCAGTTTCATTGCGTCCTAATAAAGCTTTCCTCGCTTCTTGTTCATTCACCCAATATTTTGGTTCAGCAAATAAGTGAGTGAACTGATGAATCATCTTGCCTTCGTAAAGTGCTAATCTTCCTTTACTAAGCTGTTGCTTGAATAAATGACTATCATTCGTCATATCAAACTCACGAGTTAAGCGCAAATTCCATTTATCTTCAATCTTTTCACCCAGCAAAGGGAACTTAGCTATTTTTTCAGCCATGTGGATATCTATCTCGTTCTTAAACTCCATAACCGATAGAGAGTCAGGAGACAAACTGCGAATAAGTGGTACTGAAATTTTAACTCGTTCATCTTTATTTTTGAGAAAAGTCTCTAGCTGATTGACTCTAATAGCTTCATGCGGATTGATACGGAAAGCTGCTGTAAATGAATCAGTAATACCACCCTTTTCAAAAGTCAGCATTGAAAACTTAAACGCATGATGTACTGTATCAAAAACAAACTTTTCATTAGATAATCCAAATAACGTATCAATATTAGTTTGAGAGAATAGCATCTCCCGTAGCTGCTTTGTACCTAAATCAGTATAAATACCTGAAGGTACAATAATGCCGCAAAGTCCGAAATTACATAGAAGATTAAAGCACTGTTCCAGAAATAGTTTATAAAGATTAATATCCGTACCAGCTTTTTTACCATTGACAACGGAAATTTGATTTTTATACTGTTCTGCTGAACGATAATAAGCACTGACATAAGGATATTGACTTTGATATTTTAACCAAGTGTTAGCAACTTCAGTATCTTGTAAAAGTTTCTTCTGTTCTTTCTCAAAATCCTTAATATCCATTTTTTTCTTCGTCACCAAGTCGCTATGCTGTGCAAAGAACTCTTTCGCCTGTGGCTTAAATATTTCCCAAGGTGGATTAGTGATAATCGCATCAAAACCACCGCGTTCTAAAACCTCGTTAAAATGATAACCCCAGTGAAACGGCTTTAAAGCTGCAATATCCTCAACCTTCAAAACCCGCTTCTGTGATTTTCCAGTTAACTGAACTTCCTCATACTTGATACCCAAACGCTTACTAAACTCATCCAACAGCAAAAGATTTAACTTTTCTTGCGATTTTTTGTTGAGTTGTTCAATATTTTTGCGGAGGTGTATCAATCGAGTATCTTGAGGTGTATCTGTATCGGGTAAAACTTTCGGTAAAAAAGCGTGCTTCTTGTACAACTCAACAGATTTATTTTTTTCTTCTAAAATTTTCTTATAATTATCTGCGGCTAAAGACTGTAATAGATTTCCTTGTAGTGAATTACCCACCGCATCAAAAGCCGTGTCATCTACCTTAATCAATCCAATCAGCGAATTACCCGCCATAATATTAAAATCAATATTAGGCAAAGGCTCTAACTCTTCCACATCGTTAGCAGAAGAAACCAATGCTAAGAAAAGACGTAGTTTAGCAATTTCTGTTGCTTCCTCCATGATGTCTATACCATAGAGGTTATCAGAAACAATCCGCTTTTTGATAAAATAAGGTAGTGAGGGATGGGAATTTTCTATATCTTCAAGCTTAGTTTTGAGAATACCATCATCCATCAATTTAATTGTCCCAAACACCGCGCTGTAAACTTGGATAAGCGTCTTCATCGCCGCCACAAGAAAAGCACCAGAACCGCAAGCTGGGTCAAGAATTGATAAATTAGGAAGAATATCATCCATTAGTAGACGACAAACATTTGTATCCAGCTTGATGAGGAGTTCATTAATATCCTCAAATGGCTTATACTTATCAGACTTGTGTTGAGCGAAGTCGAAACACAAAGAATCATTTACGCGGTCTACAATTAACTTGTGAATAGTTCTATCACAGAGATATTCTGTAATTTGCGGTCTAGTATAATAAGCTCCAAAAGCTTTTTGATTAATGTATTTCTCAAAAATATATCCTAAAACATCAGGATTTATCTCATCATCTTTCCCTTCCGGCGTATCATCCAGATTCCAAGAATAACGCCCAAATAAATCTAGAACTTGTTCAAACGCCTCATCAACTATAGAAATCTGATATTTCTCTTCAATATGATGCTTGAGAAATAGTCCACCATTCAGGTATTTAACCTTACCTACCAATTCTTGTACAGATAAATCGCGTTCAATCTCAGGTTTAGCAAAACTTTCAAAAAACAAAGCCTTGAGAAATTCACCATAAAAATGATTTTCAGCTTTTTGTTTACTTTGTTCAAGCTTATTTTGCAGATAATTTAAATCTTTATTATCAATAAAACCCTTACGCTGGAGAAAATAAACAAACATCAGGCGATTGAGAATTACCGATGTATACCAACGTCTATCTATCTCATTATCAATTCCTTTCACAAACAGCAAAAACTTCTGGTGTTGTTCTTGAAATTCCTTGTAAAACTTCTTAGTTACAGGTTCAACATCAAACCCACGTTGTAATTTATAAGCAATTTCAACAACCGTCGGTTCTCCATGTTCTAATTCAGTAATATCAATAACTAAAGAACCAAGCTTGCTTAAAAATAAGTCTCCTGGTTGACCTTTCACATATAAATGGTCACGAACGTAGCTTTTACTTCCTTCTCGTTTCACCCAATACCAAAGACTACGTGTGCGTTCTTCAGTAATAAAAATTAGGAGATTTTCAGCTATAAGTTTAGTAACTTCTTGATGAATAGCAACTCTCACCTTAGCTTCTGGTATGTTTCCATCTGCTGCGGTGACTTCAAAAATTGCAACGCCTGAGAGTTCAGCAATTTTCTGGTATTGATACGTCTTGTTATCAATCTTTAAGGTTTCAGGTTTTTGTCTTGAGGGTTTAGACCAACCTAATTCTTCTATAAATAAATCACTAAATTTGAACTTAGAGAGTAAATCGCGTGTTCGTTGAAAATTAAGCGCCATAATTTACCATGCTTGGAAAATAAAAACCAAGCATGGTAAATTTGCCATTCAGAAAATAAATCTGTGGCTTTAAAAATTAAGTCTGCACTGGCGGACTTTAAGAAACCCTGTTTATAGGAGTTAAATTTTTACCATGCTTTTTATACTTTATAAATCCTTTACATTTAATTAGGCTGAGAAATTATACGTAAAAATTATCAATTTCTCTAAACGCCGGCTTTATTTGTGCTGTTGTGATTTTTAATTGCCAAGTATATTTGCTGATTATTTTATCAAAATGCCTAATTGCTTTATAAAAAGGTCTGTTTACTTTCTCAAAACACTGAAATGCTTTCTAAAAAGAAGCTTTTACTTATTCAAACCCCAGTTTGTTTTCTCATTTCGGTGTTTTCCGCAAGCAAAATGAGCTTTTACTTATTCAAACCCCAGTTTGCTTTCTCATTTTGGTGTTTTCCGCAAGCAAAAGAAGCTTTTACTTATTCAAACCCCAGTTTGCTTTCTCATTTCGGTGTTTTCCGTAAGCAAAATGAGCTTTTACTTTCTCAAACCCCAGTTTGCTTTCTAATTTCGGTATTTTACGTAATATAAGAAAGAAAGACGCGATAAATCGCCGTCTCTACAAAGGGTTAATTATTGTAGAGACGGCGATTCATCGCGTCTATTGCCATTGGGTGTAAGCGCTTTCGATTATCTTGTTGTTCACAAATGATTTAGGATTTTTAAATGGTATAACAATAAACTGATGACAGAAGAACTGGAAAGAGCAGATAATGATAGCCCGTGGAAAGAAATTTTAGAAGCTTATTTTCCCCAAGCAATGCAATTTTTCTTTCCCCAAACAGCAGAACTAATTAATTGGGAACGTCCCCACGAATTTCTCGATAAGGAATTTCAACAAATAGCCCGTGAAGCCGAACTTGGTAGAAGATATGCAGATAAATTAGTTAAAGTCTGGCAAATTCAAGGACAAGAAATTTGGCTATTAATCCATGTAGAAATCCAGTCAAAATCAGAAGACATCTTTGCAGAAAGA contains:
- a CDS encoding chromosome segregation ATPase is translated as MTERDIPDSWSSASDREPDQNKRLSRTEQFGETQPFGVPPTGSTSKSVKRRKKNDTQGLPINSHSGETAKLSSASGKWPRWMKSWTLWLVLLMLIPGSVGFLAMAMLLKLPSAPNCPSIFWPLASASVRLHCAQLAASKQTVNDLLQAIALVKQLPQNHPLHGEIDRFIEEWSRDILKLADQSFQTGNLEEAIATARKIPEDVAAYKLVDEQVDKWQSIWTKAEETYNGAIAEVKERRWQSAFMLSAKMLRVDNQYWAGTKYDQLNRLIAGAREDGDKLGKAESLASSKVVDNLLEAIKLAESIGQESYLYQKAQEAIPVFGRKMLELAQAKLDKRDADEALNIARQIPESTKLQGETDDFIAIADAKRSAWIGNVSGLEAAIAQAQQIDPSRPVYNEAQQLIARWQLEIEDVANLEKARLLASQGTVPNLTAAIAQVQLIPANNPRSTEARQEMDRWRAQVETIEDQPYLERAEQIAVFDDINSLQAAIAQASEIRRGRALYPEARKRIRTWIGKIQRIQDQPYLDQAQELAQSGNLTAAISAAQQIASSGRALSQEAQAAINDWEGQIRTRENWKKAQEVGAAGTPEALVEAIRLADRVSNNSILRMDANLAIDQWSQQLLEIARSQGQSDIARGIDIAKSIPRGSAAYSAAQEQIKTWQDFLNPKPEPQPQPQTESLPFPQSTTNGQ
- a CDS encoding NAD(P)-dependent oxidoreductase, which produces MKVAFLGTGLMGLPMAQRLLAADIQLVVYNRTPEKLAPLQAAGAEIATHPRHAIRAAECVILMLTNAPAIYNVLLSDTSWQTLEGRTIIQMGTITPTESQEIRDAIVGGGGEYLEAPVLGSIPEAQAGKLSVMVGAEPEQYQRHLKLLQNFGTEPLLIGPVGSAAALKLALNQLIASLTTSFALSLAFVQRQGVDVDIFMQILRDSPLYALTFDKKLQRMLDGNYADPNFPTKHLLKDTELFISEAKSRSLDLSSIKGVRQILQTAVKMSFADDDYSSLFSVIKEWGE
- a CDS encoding DUF5615 family PIN-like protein → MLRFLADENFNNQIIRGVLRRNINVDIVRVQDVGLTEADDPTVLKWAAQNRRVVLTHDVATMTTFAYERLQVGLAMPGLFEISRRVSVGLAIEEILLLDECSLEGEWEGQVRFLPLR
- a CDS encoding GAF domain-containing protein; the protein is MQIHPHSEFNHNRDRREQGLQILLDRLVKTMQRDELVRQTTNQLRESLQVDRVVLYYFYSQWEGQVTFESLSSQEFSILGSTGPDDCFNNEYAALYLAGRVKAIADVELEPIQPCHRDFLRNLQVRANLVVPIVIPRGLWGLLVAHHCQGPHDWSPSDIEMMQTGAQTLATDRNILES
- a CDS encoding class I SAM-dependent methyltransferase — protein: MDSNALLCAAIANHITTSPQKRITFAQFMDLALYHPEYGYYSSDAVKIGFKDSDFFTSPNLCSDFGELLAEQFFQMWEILGKPVPFSLVEMGAGQGLLALHILKYHQQYYPDFFTALEYIIVEKSPSLRQEQQQRLEDFPVRWCNLEEILPNAIAGCFFSNELVDAFPVHQFILEMGELREIYVTTSQNLTLQSSSDESSSPPLIGEGLGERSNFAFVEVTGEPSTPQLAEYLDLVEMNFTQSAYPDGYRSEINLAALDWLSIVADRLQRGYVLTIDYGYPASRYYNPRRSQGTLQCYYHHRFHDNPYINIGRQDITAHVDFTALERWGERCSLEKVGFIQQGLFLMALGLGDRIAALSEQKQPLSQLLQHRDALHQLIDPTGLGGFGVLIQSKGLDNTETSQKLKGLTLPE
- a CDS encoding VOC family protein, producing MKFGYTVIWVDDVVKTVEFYEKAFGLVRRTLQDKGQSIWAEIETGSTTLAFSSSSEAQKLFPGGFHANDPTQPPTLIQISFITPDVGSAYMRAIGAGAKTLDAPKSQPGGQMIARVRDPNGVLVSLVSG
- a CDS encoding DUF433 domain-containing protein; translation: MLLIPTVTPIPLVTDANGVVRISKTRITLDTVVTAFLEGATAEEIREQYPSLHLWDIYLVIGYYLQHQGEVDTYLLERQRLATKVQQEAEKRFNPIGVRDRLLARRNPQG